From the Temnothorax longispinosus isolate EJ_2023e chromosome 6, Tlon_JGU_v1, whole genome shotgun sequence genome, one window contains:
- the LOC139815122 gene encoding GTPase-activating protein and VPS9 domain-containing protein 1-like isoform X1, which yields MDNDPIWQSASANQLDLARVVVERTVMARVYHNALYLNEDGDVYRDQLFHGHINKLAKVVTPNHRDLRISKVYHYECPWSWAQAELAVISAYKTPRDKLQCVFRCATTIMNLFSMASERGIPAADDLTPVLVYRLIRRRCIDCSICRQLLRESIGGRRTILVDAVLRRDRVKTMD from the exons CGATTTGGCAAT CGGCAAGCGCCAACCAGTTAGATTTGGCGAGAGTCGTGGTGGAAAGAACCGTCATGGCACGGGTATACCACAATGCGCTCTATCTAAATGAAGATGGAGATGTATATAGGGACCAGCTTTTTCACGGTCACATCAATAAGTTGGCAAAGGTCGTAACTCCAAATCACAGGGACCTACgcatttcaaaagtttatcaTTACGAATGCCCCTGGTCATGGGCGCAGGCTGAATTGGCTGTGATATCGGCGTATAAGACTCCTAGGGATAAGTTGCAGTGTGTATTTCGTTGCGCGACTACCATCATGAATCTCTTCTCCATGGCGTCGGAAAGAGGCATACCTGCTGCCGACGATCTGACTCCCGTGCTGGTCTACAG ACTAATCCGCCGTCGTTGTATCGACTGTTCAATATGTAGACAGCTTTTACGGGAATCGATTGGAGGGAGAAGAACAATATTGGTGGACGCAGTTCTGCGCCGCGATCGAGTTAAAACAATGGATTAA
- the LOC139815122 gene encoding GTPase-activating protein and VPS9 domain-containing protein 1-like isoform X2: MDNDPIWQSASANQLDLARVVVERTVMARVYHNALYLNEDGDVYRDQLFHGHINKLAKVVTPNHRDLRISKVYHYECPWSWAQAELAVISAYKTPRDKLQCVFRCATTIMNLFSMASERGIPAADDLTPVLVYRYVIIKTNPPSLYRLFNM; this comes from the exons CGATTTGGCAAT CGGCAAGCGCCAACCAGTTAGATTTGGCGAGAGTCGTGGTGGAAAGAACCGTCATGGCACGGGTATACCACAATGCGCTCTATCTAAATGAAGATGGAGATGTATATAGGGACCAGCTTTTTCACGGTCACATCAATAAGTTGGCAAAGGTCGTAACTCCAAATCACAGGGACCTACgcatttcaaaagtttatcaTTACGAATGCCCCTGGTCATGGGCGCAGGCTGAATTGGCTGTGATATCGGCGTATAAGACTCCTAGGGATAAGTTGCAGTGTGTATTTCGTTGCGCGACTACCATCATGAATCTCTTCTCCATGGCGTCGGAAAGAGGCATACCTGCTGCCGACGATCTGACTCCCGTGCTGGTCTACAGGTATGTCATAATCAAG ACTAATCCGCCGTCGTTGTATCGACTGTTCAATATGTAG